The following coding sequences are from one Methyloterricola oryzae window:
- a CDS encoding PqiC family protein, with translation MHPTRLTALSLTLLSCLILGGCLGTSPPSQFYMLEPLATGKANPGAQARETLLIALAPIQVPGYVDRPQIVHATGPNAYRLDETNRWAEDLDGNIARVLTQDLAVLVPAEVVPVNGSVRAREAKLKLSLNILEFHVDERGQAHLTAQWQITRPDGSGPGRQVSYAAPASDSDYALMVKGLNQCLNQLDRDLAAALRQEATRPDAGQQAKKNPPEGGF, from the coding sequence ATGCATCCGACGCGGCTTACGGCACTCTCCCTCACCCTCCTGTCCTGTCTGATCCTCGGCGGCTGCCTGGGTACTTCACCGCCCTCGCAGTTCTATATGCTGGAGCCCCTGGCTACCGGCAAGGCGAACCCCGGCGCGCAAGCACGCGAAACCCTGCTCATCGCCCTGGCGCCGATTCAGGTGCCCGGCTACGTGGACCGGCCGCAGATCGTCCACGCCACCGGCCCCAACGCCTACCGCCTGGACGAGACCAACCGCTGGGCGGAAGACCTGGACGGCAACATCGCACGCGTCCTGACCCAGGACCTGGCGGTGCTGGTGCCGGCCGAGGTGGTGCCCGTCAACGGCTCGGTCCGGGCCCGCGAGGCCAAGCTCAAGCTGTCGCTGAACATTCTGGAATTTCATGTGGATGAGCGGGGCCAGGCACACCTGACGGCGCAGTGGCAGATCACCCGCCCGGACGGCTCAGGACCCGGCCGGCAGGTCAGCTACGCGGCGCCCGCCTCCGACAGCGACTACGCACTGATGGTCAAAGGCTTGAACCAATGCCTGAACCAGTTGGATCGAGACCTGGCGGCGGCGCTGCGGCAAGAGGCAACACGCCCGGACGCCGGGCAGCAGGCGAAAAAAAACCCACCAGAAGGTGGGTTCTAA
- a CDS encoding LysR family transcriptional regulator, with protein sequence MNVSLRQLKLFESVARNLSFTRAAEEMHLTQPAVSIQVKQLEDSVGLPLFEQIGKKIYLTETGQSLKSLCDTILGELARFEMEVADRKGLKQGQLRLGVTTTAKYFVPGVLGPFCDLYPGIEVSLKVSNQQALLERLARNEDDLYILGRPPKQMAVTALPFMANPLVMLAHPEHPLAGVKNIPPQRFAEEWFLMREPGSGTRTATERFFAERGISLRERLTLGSNEAIKQAVMAKLGVAVLSRSTIALESEVGRMVILDVEGFPIRRHWHIVYPADKRLSVVAQTFCDYLGSHTQAAGEPSAPDSEE encoded by the coding sequence ATGAACGTCAGCCTGCGCCAACTCAAGCTGTTCGAATCCGTCGCCCGCAACCTGAGTTTCACCCGCGCCGCGGAGGAAATGCACCTGACCCAGCCCGCGGTTTCCATCCAGGTGAAGCAGTTGGAGGACAGCGTCGGCCTGCCCCTGTTCGAGCAGATCGGCAAGAAGATCTATCTGACGGAAACCGGCCAGTCCCTCAAGAGCCTGTGCGACACCATCCTGGGTGAACTGGCGCGCTTCGAGATGGAAGTGGCGGACCGCAAGGGACTCAAGCAGGGCCAGTTGCGCCTGGGGGTCACCACCACCGCCAAGTATTTCGTGCCCGGGGTGTTGGGCCCTTTCTGCGATCTTTACCCGGGCATCGAGGTGTCGTTGAAGGTGAGTAACCAGCAGGCCCTGCTGGAACGCCTCGCAAGGAACGAAGACGATCTCTACATCCTCGGGCGCCCGCCCAAGCAGATGGCGGTAACGGCCTTGCCCTTCATGGCCAACCCGCTGGTGATGCTGGCCCATCCCGAACATCCCCTGGCTGGCGTGAAGAACATACCGCCGCAGCGTTTCGCCGAGGAATGGTTTCTGATGCGCGAGCCCGGCTCCGGCACCCGCACCGCCACGGAACGTTTCTTCGCCGAGCGCGGCATCAGCCTGCGCGAACGCCTGACCCTGGGCAGCAACGAAGCCATCAAGCAGGCGGTCATGGCGAAACTGGGAGTGGCGGTGCTGTCGCGGAGCACGATTGCCCTGGAGAGCGAGGTGGGGCGAATGGTCATACTCGACGTCGAGGGCTTCCCCATCCGCCGCCATTGGCATATCGTGTATCCGGCGGACAAGCGGCTGTCGGTGGTGGCGCAGACCTTCTGCGACTACCTGGGCTCTCACACGCAGGCGGCTGGCGAGCCAAGCGCGCCGGACAGCGAGGAGTGA
- a CDS encoding glycosyl hydrolase family 57, with the protein MAIFSQIIAVESPERLICDESGKNPGFSVQFEADGEIPFPQLILHGQGMQKIFKDEDIRCFPSHAGNVTYEVSIPAGILQAGQVSIQVEGCRKRDVGSAGGADWVKVFRNLELRPRSRPQTPRVSVGSGPVKLYFGIHKHMHQPYYDTTNRYAWDGEKDGIFGSRGGNYTDFIPAAVRQYADGGLPHAGLSTSWSGSLIEQLDRCASDGLCGGRFGHWREPLRGMAGAKTALGNPRVAFTAFGFFHPLMPLIPQRDIVRQIQWHKGLVREAFGVDPVSTLFPPETAFHVRIIPALLEAGVTSVIYDSIHRFRACRDYPYAGMGEGMLPPNRAEQVNPPVDDWLQLHNIWAGSKISPSLLRPEYVAYEDPDGQVHKIIAVPAERYIGNEDARGGFGALQYPSVLGQVYDRIVETGSYDPKHPPFFLLHSDGDNHGGGADSYYHHNTGALVHWLQQDRRFELCGIDDYLQQFPPDPEHTCHIEPGSWSGADNGDPQFMKWFSRYDQAYSPDLNSWAVLTAFQNAVHSLEDAEPGHAALGDALRLLLTAETSCYWYWTGQLTWDQQVTNAANMGQSMLRGAIDDLLRRGGDRTAPTIFPPWVTPENPGGQRWGQGCLQDAPREGTVHTFVHDISGLKRVSLVLRSAAGESTLAMHDRGVYPTATGAQSSAHYFTADLPMGAGDLRYYIEAEDTAGNLARSALERIYLA; encoded by the coding sequence ATGGCCATTTTCTCTCAGATTATCGCCGTGGAGAGCCCGGAGCGCCTGATCTGCGATGAGTCTGGCAAGAATCCGGGCTTCAGTGTCCAATTTGAGGCCGACGGCGAAATTCCTTTTCCCCAACTGATCCTGCATGGGCAAGGCATGCAAAAGATCTTCAAGGATGAGGATATCCGTTGTTTCCCATCGCATGCCGGGAACGTGACTTACGAAGTAAGTATTCCGGCGGGTATCCTACAAGCCGGGCAGGTGAGCATTCAGGTGGAAGGCTGCCGCAAGCGTGATGTCGGCAGCGCCGGTGGCGCGGACTGGGTCAAGGTATTCCGCAACCTTGAGCTGCGGCCGCGTTCACGCCCGCAAACGCCAAGGGTGAGCGTCGGTTCCGGTCCGGTGAAGCTCTACTTCGGCATCCACAAGCACATGCACCAGCCGTACTACGACACCACCAACCGCTATGCCTGGGATGGGGAGAAGGACGGCATCTTCGGATCGCGAGGCGGCAACTACACCGATTTCATCCCGGCGGCGGTGCGCCAGTATGCCGATGGCGGCCTGCCCCACGCGGGGCTGTCCACCAGTTGGAGCGGCTCGCTCATCGAGCAACTGGACCGCTGCGCCAGCGACGGCCTGTGCGGCGGGCGCTTCGGCCATTGGCGGGAGCCCTTGCGCGGCATGGCTGGCGCAAAAACGGCTCTGGGCAATCCGCGAGTGGCTTTCACCGCTTTCGGATTCTTCCATCCCTTGATGCCTTTGATCCCGCAGCGCGACATCGTGCGCCAGATCCAATGGCACAAGGGGCTGGTGCGCGAGGCCTTCGGCGTCGATCCCGTCTCCACCCTGTTTCCGCCGGAGACGGCGTTCCATGTACGCATCATCCCGGCACTGCTGGAGGCGGGGGTTACGTCCGTCATCTACGACTCCATCCACCGCTTCCGGGCCTGCCGCGACTACCCCTACGCCGGCATGGGCGAGGGCATGCTGCCGCCCAATCGGGCGGAGCAGGTGAACCCGCCGGTGGATGACTGGCTGCAGCTGCACAATATCTGGGCGGGCTCCAAGATCTCGCCCTCGCTGCTGCGTCCCGAGTACGTGGCCTACGAGGATCCGGACGGCCAGGTGCACAAGATCATCGCCGTGCCGGCGGAGCGCTACATCGGCAACGAGGACGCCCGCGGCGGCTTCGGCGCCCTCCAGTATCCGTCGGTGCTGGGCCAGGTCTATGACCGCATCGTCGAGACCGGCAGTTACGATCCCAAGCATCCGCCGTTCTTCCTGCTGCATTCCGACGGCGACAACCATGGCGGCGGCGCGGACAGCTATTACCACCACAACACCGGCGCCCTGGTGCACTGGCTGCAGCAGGACCGGCGTTTCGAACTATGCGGCATCGACGACTACTTGCAGCAGTTTCCGCCGGACCCTGAACATACCTGCCATATCGAGCCCGGTTCCTGGAGCGGCGCCGACAACGGCGACCCGCAGTTCATGAAGTGGTTCAGCCGTTACGATCAGGCGTATTCGCCGGACCTCAATTCCTGGGCGGTGCTCACTGCCTTCCAGAACGCGGTTCACAGCCTGGAGGATGCGGAACCCGGGCACGCGGCCCTGGGCGATGCGCTGCGGCTGCTGCTCACGGCGGAAACCAGCTGCTACTGGTACTGGACCGGCCAGCTCACCTGGGACCAGCAGGTCACCAACGCCGCCAATATGGGGCAGTCCATGCTGCGCGGCGCCATCGATGACTTGCTGCGCCGGGGCGGTGACCGCACCGCGCCCACCATCTTTCCACCCTGGGTGACGCCGGAAAATCCGGGCGGACAGCGCTGGGGCCAGGGTTGCCTGCAGGATGCGCCGCGCGAGGGCACGGTGCACACCTTTGTCCACGACATTTCCGGGTTGAAGCGGGTCAGCCTGGTGCTGCGCAGCGCGGCGGGGGAGTCGACCCTGGCGATGCACGACCGCGGCGTCTATCCCACCGCGACCGGAGCGCAGAGTTCGGCCCATTACTTCACCGCCGATCTGCCAATGGGGGCGGGTGACCTGCGCTATTACATCGAGGCGGAAGATACGGCCGGAAATCTGGCCCGCAGTGCCCTGGAGCGAATCTACCTGGCCTGA
- a CDS encoding carboxypeptidase-like regulatory domain-containing protein, producing the protein MNVKRYRSFALFLVLVLALLGGISAVFAQQGDAEPNNTCLGAQDVDFSADNSPFLVEGELSVGDVDFFRLHLPPSNYIKITLEGAWLYIHAPPPLGDPVLGVFDSNCKPLSYNDDSGSLNSQIAINVPADGVLIVAATGFDDFGFNGTHIQSGGYYLSVVSPFTKIGSISGRLMDAATGNITGCGYVDLMWCSTPDEAGSCTNNVNWGDATYDGSFYINADLKGQPLPAGTYMVVAHCGNYQDNQVGPFAVGQGENYKVGDIALTPNPSIGSISGRVVDAESGVGLSGQEYPFAYVYLTQCGFSCGGISETATDNEGRFTFNTQIPAGDYTLVVTAQNYQQVQQEVLSVQEYENRDIGNVPLQLYPIKFSVVRPCGSFPAKGGTCRYSVRVTNLTGKQMSGAAWSIVNSSDLRSLGGDTTFQTANPTKMTLKPGASRVVDFQFYVPSSVREGTNICADALFGQDINQPYFNLQGRKNLLCIGKGVTSFSILSKQESQTLSRERQHPPLKGLKPGKNRR; encoded by the coding sequence ATGAACGTAAAACGATACCGTAGCTTCGCGCTATTCTTGGTATTGGTGCTCGCCCTGCTCGGCGGTATATCAGCGGTATTTGCACAACAGGGAGATGCAGAACCGAATAATACTTGCTTGGGTGCACAGGATGTCGATTTTAGCGCAGATAATTCACCATTTCTGGTAGAGGGCGAACTGTCCGTTGGTGACGTCGACTTTTTTAGGCTTCACTTACCCCCAAGTAATTATATCAAAATCACCTTAGAGGGCGCGTGGCTCTATATCCATGCCCCACCCCCCTTAGGCGATCCTGTACTCGGAGTTTTCGATAGCAATTGCAAACCTTTGTCTTATAACGACGACTCGGGCTCGTTAAACTCCCAAATTGCCATCAATGTTCCAGCGGACGGTGTGCTAATTGTGGCTGCGACTGGATTCGATGATTTTGGATTCAATGGTACCCATATCCAATCCGGCGGGTATTATCTAAGTGTAGTAAGTCCATTCACAAAGATCGGTTCGATCAGCGGCCGACTCATGGACGCCGCAACGGGCAATATTACCGGTTGTGGCTACGTGGATTTAATGTGGTGCTCTACTCCTGATGAAGCTGGGTCATGCACCAATAACGTGAACTGGGGCGACGCGACATACGACGGTAGTTTCTATATCAACGCGGACCTAAAGGGCCAACCGCTACCGGCCGGCACGTACATGGTGGTTGCTCACTGCGGCAACTATCAGGACAATCAGGTTGGACCCTTTGCCGTAGGCCAGGGTGAAAACTACAAAGTGGGGGACATCGCGCTGACGCCGAATCCAAGCATAGGGTCGATCAGCGGACGGGTTGTTGACGCCGAGAGCGGCGTAGGGCTTTCTGGACAGGAGTATCCGTTTGCTTATGTTTACTTGACCCAGTGCGGCTTCAGTTGTGGGGGCATCAGCGAAACAGCAACCGATAACGAAGGTCGCTTCACGTTCAACACGCAAATCCCGGCTGGCGATTATACACTGGTGGTCACCGCCCAGAACTATCAACAAGTTCAGCAGGAAGTACTGAGTGTCCAAGAGTACGAGAATCGGGACATCGGCAATGTTCCACTGCAACTGTATCCCATCAAGTTCTCAGTGGTCCGCCCTTGCGGCAGTTTTCCAGCGAAAGGTGGAACCTGTCGTTACAGCGTAAGAGTCACAAACCTCACAGGGAAGCAGATGAGCGGTGCAGCCTGGAGCATAGTGAACAGCAGCGATCTAAGGTCTTTGGGAGGCGATACCACCTTCCAGACCGCGAACCCGACTAAAATGACCCTTAAACCGGGTGCGAGCCGCGTGGTGGACTTCCAATTCTACGTGCCGAGCTCGGTGCGAGAAGGGACTAACATCTGTGCCGACGCACTCTTCGGCCAGGACATTAACCAGCCTTACTTCAACCTTCAGGGCAGGAAGAATCTGCTCTGCATCGGCAAGGGCGTGACCAGTTTCTCGATCTTGTCCAAACAGGAATCGCAGACGCTTTCCAGGGAGCGCCAGCATCCGCCGCTGAAGGGTCTTAAACCTGGGAAAAACAGACGATAG
- a CDS encoding alpha-1,2-fucosyltransferase gives MPLTHARRLKRRVTRRLSVDGAQRVVTIEYRYGLGNQMFQLLTALNYARKTESKLILHDDPERFSKMSNKPGYHARPRYFDSVFKALKPCCVDNYEAYRWDTEHRDSFGTFRDLAHLRRYKHLKLSGYFLSYKYFEDDFEDLLKELEIRTSIAATRDRFRQLFDPERLQISLHVRLGDFKNTSDVHFILGPTYYSNAVLRILRALEWDGTNGVDILIFCEEEDDELVNQSYLPHIADSVARASELDGSKLEGKLRFLKVPNDATDWEQMYLMSSCHHHVIANSTFSWWGAYLNANPEKQVVYPAQWLTEHMTAQIFPDLIPPAWMAET, from the coding sequence ATGCCTCTCACCCACGCGCGCAGGCTAAAGCGCAGAGTTACGCGGCGGCTTAGTGTCGACGGCGCTCAAAGGGTCGTTACCATCGAGTACCGCTACGGACTCGGCAACCAGATGTTTCAGTTGCTGACCGCGCTCAATTATGCGCGAAAGACCGAATCGAAGCTGATCCTGCATGACGACCCCGAACGATTCTCGAAGATGAGCAACAAGCCCGGCTATCACGCCAGGCCACGATATTTCGACAGCGTATTCAAGGCGCTTAAGCCTTGCTGTGTGGACAATTATGAGGCCTACCGATGGGATACCGAGCATCGCGATTCGTTCGGTACCTTTCGTGACTTGGCGCATCTCAGGCGCTACAAGCACCTCAAACTTAGCGGCTATTTCCTGTCCTACAAGTATTTCGAGGATGACTTCGAAGACTTGCTGAAGGAACTGGAGATTCGGACGTCAATCGCGGCGACGCGCGACCGCTTCAGACAATTGTTCGACCCCGAACGCCTCCAAATTTCCCTGCATGTGCGCCTCGGAGACTTCAAGAATACCTCAGACGTGCACTTCATCCTGGGCCCGACCTACTACTCCAATGCCGTCCTGCGCATCCTGCGTGCGCTCGAATGGGATGGGACGAATGGCGTCGACATCCTGATTTTCTGCGAGGAAGAGGACGACGAACTGGTCAACCAGTCTTATCTGCCTCACATAGCGGATTCTGTCGCCAGAGCCTCGGAACTCGATGGAAGCAAGCTTGAGGGAAAGTTACGTTTCCTAAAAGTACCCAACGACGCTACGGATTGGGAACAGATGTACCTGATGAGCAGTTGCCATCATCACGTCATTGCCAACAGCACCTTCTCCTGGTGGGGCGCATATCTTAACGCCAACCCGGAGAAGCAAGTGGTTTACCCTGCTCAATGGCTTACGGAACACATGACCGCACAGATTTTCCCAGACCTGATTCCGCCTGCGTGGATGGCCGAGACATAG
- a CDS encoding AI-2E family transporter, producing the protein MTDQLDHVSGATLDEIISRKLIDLFIRVGLIGFLVVYCYYIFRPFIGLMLWSVILAVAMYPLHAIIARRLGGQEGRAATVLVLGIMLSVLVPATLLIFSFADSTHDLIRQVKSGGLQVPAPDPAVAAWPLVGGKLHALWNTAHTDLGALVTKYEPKLGIITKQLLGYAASAGTGVLMFLVALVLAGIWMAYGAAGHGVALAIAGRMAGPERGPALVSLSTSTIRAVAQGVIGIACVQALLLGAGFILVGVPGAGILAMLVLLFGIMQVPALLVSLPTIIYVFYTNDSTSVAVMFAVYTVAAGSVDNILKPFVLGRGVDAPMPVILLGALGGMATGGIIGLFLGSVMLALGFQLFMAWVYRERDARAGLETVAK; encoded by the coding sequence TTGACCGATCAATTGGATCATGTTTCTGGCGCGACGCTCGACGAAATCATCTCACGCAAGCTGATCGACCTGTTCATCCGGGTCGGCTTGATCGGCTTCCTGGTGGTTTACTGCTACTACATTTTTCGGCCCTTTATCGGCCTGATGCTGTGGTCGGTGATCCTTGCGGTGGCCATGTATCCGCTGCACGCGATCATCGCGCGTCGACTCGGCGGACAGGAGGGGCGGGCAGCCACGGTGCTGGTGCTCGGCATCATGCTGAGCGTCTTGGTGCCTGCGACCTTGTTGATTTTTTCCTTCGCCGATTCCACTCATGATCTGATCAGGCAGGTCAAGAGCGGCGGATTGCAGGTGCCGGCCCCCGATCCGGCCGTGGCCGCATGGCCGCTGGTGGGCGGCAAGCTGCATGCCCTCTGGAACACCGCCCACACCGATCTGGGCGCCCTGGTCACCAAGTACGAGCCCAAGCTTGGCATCATTACCAAACAACTTTTGGGCTATGCCGCCAGCGCCGGAACGGGTGTGCTGATGTTCCTGGTGGCCCTGGTTCTGGCGGGTATCTGGATGGCTTACGGCGCGGCAGGCCATGGCGTCGCCCTGGCCATCGCCGGGCGCATGGCGGGCCCGGAGCGGGGGCCGGCTCTGGTGAGTCTTTCCACCTCGACCATACGCGCGGTGGCGCAGGGAGTCATCGGCATCGCCTGTGTTCAGGCCTTGCTGCTGGGGGCGGGCTTCATCCTGGTGGGGGTGCCAGGCGCGGGCATCCTGGCCATGCTGGTGCTGCTGTTCGGCATCATGCAGGTGCCCGCGCTGCTGGTGTCGCTGCCGACGATCATTTACGTGTTCTACACCAACGACTCCACTTCCGTCGCGGTCATGTTTGCCGTCTACACCGTCGCAGCCGGCAGCGTGGACAACATACTCAAGCCTTTCGTGCTGGGGCGAGGGGTGGACGCGCCCATGCCGGTGATTCTGTTGGGCGCCCTCGGCGGCATGGCCACCGGCGGCATCATCGGCCTGTTCCTGGGGTCGGTCATGCTGGCTCTGGGATTCCAGTTATTCATGGCCTGGGTGTACCGGGAGCGGGACGCTCGGGCAGGTTTGGAGACGGTTGCGAAGTAG
- the ppsA gene encoding phosphoenolpyruvate synthase, with protein MASQNPVSHVKAEEVTAPLSVAELPQSGGSILVSGIKALADDYDLFLVDQWGVLHDGQKALPGAAECLRRLMGLGKQVVILSNSGKRAQLNVQRLEELGIPRACYSQLVTSGEVARDCLARGIHPFTADLGRRCLLWSNGADATLLEGLDIEPVRRMADADFILLAGVDDAKPMAFYETELHQARMQGIPLVCANPDTVRFSSHGLTFSAGEVAHRYESMGGKVHYIGKPHASIYEYCRSLLPQFAPERTLAIGDSCFHDVMGGAKAGVHTAFVTGGIHHAEFSGLQSEAQCLDVVAAIAKDYGVRPDWVIPQLQWGPEETATAQVIPLEKLRNSDVALVGGKNASLGEMLSQLSSKGIRVPGGFATTAQAFREFIAHGRLAERIEAELAGLDVEDVNALAAAGATIRGWILESPFPEALEQEIRDHYLALVAEAGEEASFAVRSSATAEDLPDASFAGQQETFLNIVGLDNILHAIKEVFASLYNDRAIAYRVHKGFTHAEVALSAGIQRMVRSDTGSAGVMFSMDTESGFRGVVFITSSYGLGETVVQGAVNPDEFYVHKELLSQGRPAIVRRTLGSKRSKMVFGSAAEAGKSTVTEAVAPEDSARFSLNDAEVLELARYAMTIEQHYGRPMDIEWGKDGLDGKLYILQARPETVKSRQAGTVETFTLQGTGEVLITGRAVTQRIGQGPVRVIRHPSEMDRVQPGDVLVADMTDPNWEPVMKRASALVTNRGGRTCHAAIIARELGIPAIVGCGNATEALQEGEVVTVSCAEGDTGKVYAGAVPFQVESREAEAMPKVPVKVMMNVGNPDMAFTFAATPNEGVGLARVEFVINNMIGIHPKAILNMESLPAELQAEVASRASGYANPREFYIEKLVEGVATIAAAFYPKPVIVRLSDFKSNEYRKLIGGDIYEPEEENPMLGFRGAARYIAEDFRDCFELECIAMRKVREELGLTNVELMIPFVRTLEEARSVVDILARNGLKRGEHGLRLIMMCEIPSNALLAEEFLQYFDGFSIGSNDMTQLTLGMDRDSGLMAHGFDERDRAVKVLLKMAINTCNRLGKYVGICGQGPSDHPDFAQWLLQQGIQSVSLNPDTVVATWNRLAE; from the coding sequence ATGGCCAGCCAGAACCCGGTGTCGCACGTCAAAGCCGAGGAAGTCACCGCTCCCCTGAGCGTCGCCGAGCTGCCGCAGTCCGGCGGCTCAATTCTTGTCTCGGGCATCAAGGCACTCGCCGATGACTATGACCTGTTCCTGGTCGATCAATGGGGCGTCCTGCACGATGGCCAGAAGGCCCTGCCGGGTGCGGCCGAGTGCCTGCGCCGCCTGATGGGCCTGGGCAAGCAGGTGGTCATCCTCAGCAACTCCGGCAAGCGCGCGCAGTTAAATGTACAGCGCCTCGAAGAACTGGGCATTCCCCGCGCGTGCTACTCGCAGTTGGTTACCTCGGGCGAAGTGGCGCGCGACTGCCTGGCCCGTGGCATCCACCCCTTCACGGCCGACCTGGGCCGGCGCTGCCTGCTCTGGAGCAACGGCGCGGATGCCACCCTGCTGGAAGGCCTGGACATCGAGCCGGTGCGCCGCATGGCCGATGCCGATTTCATCCTGTTGGCCGGCGTCGACGACGCCAAGCCCATGGCCTTCTACGAGACCGAGCTGCACCAGGCGCGCATGCAGGGCATCCCGCTGGTCTGCGCCAACCCGGACACGGTGCGCTTCTCCAGCCATGGCCTGACCTTCAGCGCCGGCGAGGTGGCCCACCGCTACGAATCCATGGGCGGCAAGGTCCATTACATCGGCAAGCCCCACGCCTCCATCTACGAGTACTGCCGGTCCCTGCTCCCCCAGTTCGCGCCTGAACGCACCCTGGCCATCGGCGATTCCTGCTTCCACGATGTCATGGGCGGCGCCAAGGCCGGCGTGCACACCGCTTTCGTCACCGGCGGTATACACCACGCCGAATTCAGCGGGCTGCAGTCCGAAGCGCAGTGCCTGGACGTGGTTGCCGCCATCGCCAAGGACTACGGCGTCCGGCCCGACTGGGTGATTCCGCAGTTGCAGTGGGGGCCCGAGGAAACGGCTACCGCGCAGGTCATCCCCCTGGAAAAGCTGCGCAACAGCGACGTCGCGCTGGTGGGCGGCAAGAACGCCTCCCTGGGCGAGATGCTGAGCCAACTGTCCTCCAAAGGCATCCGCGTACCGGGCGGCTTTGCCACCACCGCACAGGCGTTCCGCGAATTCATCGCCCACGGCCGGCTGGCCGAACGCATCGAGGCGGAACTGGCCGGCCTGGACGTGGAGGATGTCAATGCCCTGGCGGCGGCCGGCGCGACCATCCGCGGCTGGATCTTGGAATCGCCTTTCCCCGAGGCGCTGGAGCAGGAGATCCGTGATCACTACCTGGCCCTGGTGGCCGAGGCCGGCGAGGAAGCCTCATTCGCCGTGCGCTCCTCCGCCACCGCCGAGGACCTGCCCGACGCTTCTTTCGCCGGCCAGCAGGAAACCTTCCTCAACATCGTGGGGCTGGACAACATACTGCATGCCATCAAGGAAGTATTCGCTTCGCTCTACAACGACCGCGCCATCGCCTACCGGGTGCACAAGGGCTTCACCCACGCCGAAGTGGCGCTGTCCGCCGGAATCCAGCGCATGGTCCGCAGCGATACGGGCAGCGCCGGCGTCATGTTCAGCATGGACACCGAATCCGGCTTCCGCGGCGTGGTGTTCATCACCTCGTCGTACGGCCTGGGCGAGACCGTGGTGCAGGGCGCGGTGAACCCGGACGAGTTCTACGTGCACAAGGAGTTGCTCAGCCAGGGCCGCCCCGCCATCGTGCGCCGCACCCTGGGCAGCAAGCGCAGCAAGATGGTGTTCGGCAGCGCCGCCGAGGCAGGCAAGTCCACAGTCACCGAGGCGGTAGCGCCCGAAGACAGCGCGCGCTTCTCGCTCAACGACGCGGAGGTGCTGGAACTGGCCCGCTACGCCATGACCATCGAGCAGCACTACGGCCGCCCCATGGACATCGAATGGGGCAAGGACGGTCTGGACGGCAAGCTCTACATCCTGCAGGCGCGGCCCGAAACGGTGAAATCGCGCCAGGCCGGCACGGTGGAGACCTTCACCCTGCAGGGCACCGGCGAGGTGCTGATCACCGGCCGCGCGGTCACCCAGCGGATCGGCCAAGGCCCGGTGCGGGTGATTCGGCACCCGTCCGAAATGGACCGCGTGCAGCCGGGCGACGTGCTGGTGGCGGACATGACCGATCCCAACTGGGAACCGGTGATGAAGCGCGCCTCGGCCCTGGTCACCAACCGCGGCGGGCGCACCTGCCACGCGGCCATCATCGCCCGTGAGCTGGGCATCCCGGCCATCGTCGGCTGCGGCAATGCCACCGAGGCGCTGCAGGAAGGCGAGGTCGTCACGGTGTCCTGCGCCGAGGGCGATACCGGCAAGGTCTATGCAGGCGCCGTGCCCTTCCAGGTGGAATCCCGGGAAGCGGAAGCCATGCCCAAGGTGCCGGTGAAAGTGATGATGAACGTAGGTAATCCGGACATGGCCTTCACCTTCGCGGCGACGCCCAATGAAGGGGTCGGTCTGGCCCGAGTGGAATTTGTCATCAACAACATGATCGGCATCCACCCCAAGGCCATCCTCAACATGGAAAGCCTGCCGGCGGAACTCCAGGCGGAGGTTGCCAGTCGCGCCAGCGGCTATGCCAACCCCCGGGAGTTCTACATCGAGAAGCTGGTGGAAGGCGTCGCCACCATCGCGGCGGCCTTCTACCCCAAGCCGGTGATCGTGCGCCTGTCGGACTTCAAGTCCAATGAGTACCGCAAGCTGATCGGCGGGGACATTTACGAGCCGGAAGAGGAGAACCCCATGCTCGGCTTCCGCGGCGCGGCGCGCTACATCGCCGAGGACTTCCGCGACTGCTTCGAGCTGGAGTGCATCGCCATGCGCAAGGTGCGCGAGGAACTGGGCCTGACCAACGTGGAACTGATGATCCCTTTCGTGCGCACCCTGGAGGAAGCCCGCTCGGTGGTGGACATTCTGGCGCGCAATGGCCTCAAGCGCGGCGAGCACGGGCTGCGCCTGATCATGATGTGCGAGATCCCGTCCAACGCGCTGCTGGCGGAGGAATTCCTGCAGTACTTCGACGGCTTCTCCATCGGCTCCAACGACATGACCCAGCTCACGCTGGGCATGGACCGGGACTCAGGGCTGATGGCGCACGGTTTCGATGAACGCGATCGCGCGGTGAAGGTGCTGCTGAAGATGGCTATCAACACCTGCAACCGCCTGGGCAAGTACGTGGGCATCTGCGGCCAGGGCCCATCGGATCATCCCGACTTCGCCCAGTGGCTGCTGCAGCAGGGCATCCAGTCCGTGTCCCTGAACCCGGACACGGTGGTTGCCACCTGGAATCGGTTGGCGGAGTGA